Proteins from a single region of Bacteroidota bacterium:
- a CDS encoding DegT/DnrJ/EryC1/StrS family aminotransferase — protein MRKIQMVDLSTQYQQIKQDVDNGIQQVIDTTQFINGTATKNFAAALGNYLQVKHMMPCANGTDALQIALMALNLNEGDEVITIPFTFVATVEVVALLKLKPVFVDVDPNTFNIDVNAIESKITSKTKVIIPVHLFGQSADMEKIMAIAAKHNLIVIEDNAQAIGCDYTFSNGKTQKTGSIGHIGTTSFYPTKNLGAYGDGGALFTNDDDIANKIKIICDHGSAKKYYYDSIGVNSRLDSMQAAILNAKLPHLDTYNQKRQAAAAQYDDLLKDIPGIQIPERAANSTHVFHQYTIRVKSNRDGLKDHLQTLGIPAMIYYPVPLHMSDAYRSYGYQTGDFPVSEQISHEVLSLPMHTELDAEQIQFICEAIKSYVAIPA, from the coding sequence ATGAGAAAAATACAGATGGTTGACCTGAGCACACAGTATCAACAAATTAAACAGGATGTAGATAACGGAATCCAGCAGGTAATCGATACCACTCAATTTATCAATGGCACCGCAACCAAAAATTTTGCTGCGGCGCTCGGCAATTACCTTCAGGTAAAACATATGATGCCTTGTGCAAATGGCACCGATGCATTACAAATTGCCCTGATGGCATTAAATTTAAATGAAGGGGATGAGGTAATTACCATTCCGTTCACCTTTGTAGCAACCGTTGAAGTTGTAGCCTTATTAAAATTAAAACCTGTTTTTGTTGACGTTGACCCGAATACATTTAATATTGATGTAAATGCAATTGAATCGAAAATTACATCTAAAACTAAAGTGATTATTCCCGTGCATTTATTCGGTCAAAGTGCGGATATGGAAAAAATAATGGCCATTGCAGCAAAACATAATTTAATTGTAATTGAAGATAATGCGCAGGCTATAGGTTGTGATTATACATTTAGTAATGGCAAGACACAAAAAACAGGCTCAATAGGACATATCGGCACTACATCATTTTATCCGACAAAAAATTTAGGTGCTTATGGTGATGGTGGCGCATTATTTACCAATGATGATGATATCGCTAATAAAATTAAAATTATTTGCGACCATGGTTCTGCAAAAAAATATTATTATGATTCTATTGGTGTAAATTCTCGTTTAGACAGTATGCAGGCTGCAATTTTAAATGCAAAGTTGCCGCATCTCGATACTTATAATCAGAAACGTCAAGCCGCTGCGGCGCAATATGATGATTTATTAAAAGATATTCCCGGCATTCAGATTCCGGAACGTGCAGCAAATTCAACACATGTTTTTCATCAGTATACAATTCGTGTAAAATCAAATCGCGACGGATTAAAAGACCATTTGCAAACTTTAGGCATTCCGGCAATGATTTATTATCCTGTTCCATTACACATGAGTGATGCTTATCGCAGTTATGGATATCAGACAGGTGATTTTCCGGTGAGCGAACAAATTTCGCACGAAGTATTATCGTTGCCAATGCATACTGAACTGGATGCTGAACAAATTCAATTTATTTGTGAAGCAATTAAATCTTATGTTGCCATTCCGGCTTAA
- a CDS encoding 3-deoxy-D-manno-octulosonic acid transferase: protein MKIVAIVFVVGLAGLVSLLLFQVLYYNIITTLYHLGIKLAAPFNPKAKLWVNGRKNLFTNLSNQLPAKTGKTVWFHCASLGEFEQGRPVIEQLKKEHPEHTIVLSFYSPSGYEVRKNYPFADVVTYLPADNAANAAKFIETIKPDLAVFVKYEFWYHYLNTLNKKQIPVILISAIFRKKQLFFRWFGRLHKSMLKKFTYLFVQNESSLQLLNKIKITNAQIGFDTRYDRVFAVAKEAKQYPEIATFTANHNVIIAGSTWPRDEKILARAFYHSLVYNNFKIVVVPHNIDKRSMRKTIKRFKKYALIYSELNKATEADLIGKRVLIIDSIGMLNALYQYADVNYIGGGFNKGIHNTLEAAVYGKPLIIGPNYKKFDEAVGLVNTNAALVIRSDDDLLNRINLMNQFKFIYTGAGSDAEKFIQSHLGGTETVVRYINTIV from the coding sequence ATGAAGATTGTAGCTATTGTTTTTGTTGTGGGCTTGGCCGGACTTGTTTCGCTATTACTCTTTCAGGTATTGTATTATAATATTATAACCACACTTTACCATTTAGGAATCAAACTCGCAGCTCCGTTTAATCCGAAAGCAAAGTTGTGGGTGAATGGCCGAAAAAACTTATTTACCAATCTTTCAAACCAACTTCCTGCAAAAACAGGAAAAACAGTTTGGTTTCATTGCGCTTCATTAGGCGAATTTGAACAAGGAAGACCTGTTATAGAACAACTCAAAAAAGAACATCCCGAACATACCATCGTATTAAGTTTTTATTCTCCATCCGGGTATGAAGTCCGCAAAAATTATCCATTTGCTGATGTGGTTACCTATTTGCCCGCCGACAATGCCGCAAACGCCGCAAAATTTATCGAAACCATAAAACCCGATTTAGCTGTTTTTGTAAAATATGAATTTTGGTATCATTATCTCAATACTTTAAATAAAAAACAGATTCCGGTAATTTTAATATCTGCCATTTTTAGAAAAAAACAATTGTTTTTCCGTTGGTTCGGACGTTTACACAAATCGATGCTGAAAAAATTTACTTACCTATTTGTGCAAAATGAAAGTTCGCTGCAGTTGTTGAATAAAATTAAAATCACCAATGCACAAATCGGATTTGATACCCGTTATGACCGCGTTTTTGCTGTTGCTAAAGAAGCAAAACAATATCCCGAAATTGCCACCTTTACTGCAAATCATAATGTAATTATAGCAGGCAGTACCTGGCCGCGCGATGAAAAAATATTAGCACGCGCTTTTTATCATTCGCTGGTGTATAACAATTTCAAAATTGTTGTTGTTCCGCATAATATTGATAAAAGGAGCATGCGTAAAACAATAAAACGTTTTAAAAAATATGCGCTTATTTATTCCGAATTAAATAAAGCAACCGAAGCCGATTTAATTGGTAAACGAGTGCTTATCATCGACAGCATCGGTATGTTAAATGCATTATATCAATATGCAGATGTAAATTATATTGGTGGTGGATTTAATAAAGGAATTCACAACACATTAGAAGCTGCCGTTTATGGCAAACCACTGATTATAGGCCCTAACTACAAAAAATTTGATGAAGCAGTTGGCTTGGTTAACACCAATGCTGCATTGGTAATCAGGAGCGACGACGATTTATTAAACAGAATAAATCTGATGAATCAATTTAAGTTTATTTATACCGGAGCAGGAAGTGATGCAGAAAAATTTATCCAATCACATCTTGGCGGAACCGAAACAGTTGTGCGCTATATCAATACAATTGTATAA
- a CDS encoding thymidine kinase — MFIEPHLKGERRGWIEVICGSMFSGKTEELIRRLKRARIANLKVEIFKPAVDTRYDAQNIVSHDETLIQSTPVVSSLNILLMSEDVDVVGIDEAQFFDANIVEVCEKLAQKGIRVIVAGLDMDFRGKPFGPMPELLAIADYITKVHAICMQCGNIASYSYRKVQNDAQVLLGEKNEYEPRCRNCYLKES; from the coding sequence ATGTTTATTGAACCGCATCTAAAAGGAGAACGCCGTGGATGGATTGAAGTAATCTGCGGTTCCATGTTTTCAGGAAAAACCGAGGAGTTAATCCGGCGGCTCAAACGCGCACGTATTGCCAATTTAAAAGTCGAAATCTTTAAACCCGCTGTTGACACCCGTTACGACGCACAAAACATCGTTTCCCACGACGAAACCCTCATCCAAAGTACACCCGTTGTAAGCTCCCTCAATATTTTGTTAATGTCGGAAGATGTAGATGTGGTGGGCATCGACGAGGCACAGTTTTTTGACGCCAATATTGTTGAAGTATGTGAAAAACTTGCGCAAAAAGGTATTCGCGTAATTGTTGCCGGCCTCGATATGGATTTTCGCGGTAAACCTTTTGGCCCCATGCCCGAACTGCTGGCCATTGCCGATTATATCACAAAAGTACACGCCATCTGCATGCAATGCGGAAATATAGCATCCTATTCTTATCGCAAAGTTCAAAACGATGCACAGGTTTTACTCGGCGAAAAAAATGAATACGAACCCCGCTGTCGCAATTGTTATCTTAAAGAAAGTTAA
- a CDS encoding T9SS type A sorting domain-containing protein — translation MKKNFLLIVCLIIVTALHAQAPLNYQGAAIQGNDLIRDAKTIVKSDVAKPAVDAGDRALTYYWLNYSDAVDYAFNGWALENLAALPLWPDSSGYVVTGTGEDFYWYGHGYVHMFDPISDFVSDFVDDNFTVIGDASDWFNEDHAFDIDSVRFYYFYDRPTTGYTDTLKVYLLAPNSTCYAEGFYFDNDASGDFEEGVDISIVLSKYLSATNKPNGTLTEYTILLNDADTASTSVASKALAIDYTIAKNSPDHYLGIAFQFIPGQPYSLGDTLLDFSDPPLAVSNPLNRFWLLCNEEILESSPASWSEYTENHDGFASTEVRYDLSPGNWNGYYISTYAYVDAFAFEHGYIDWYVAPKGVNFLATTPSPCTSLTKNFQDLSNFAAVPDDATYYWEFGDGNVSFDRNPVHTYLIPGTYNVCLAVDYGGSAFDYCKNVAVDYCVDINEIENLTSMSIFPNPADDVLNMNLTFGTPQEATITIVNMAGQVLNTINTGVTTNYNNAIDISALPAGVYMARVASGNQSTIRNFIVE, via the coding sequence ATGAAAAAAAATTTTTTACTTATTGTCTGTTTGATAATCGTTACAGCTTTGCATGCACAAGCTCCTCTAAATTATCAAGGTGCAGCTATACAGGGCAACGACCTTATTCGCGATGCTAAAACCATTGTGAAAAGTGATGTTGCTAAACCTGCAGTAGATGCCGGCGACCGCGCTCTGACTTATTATTGGTTAAATTACTCTGATGCCGTGGATTATGCTTTTAACGGCTGGGCACTCGAAAATCTTGCTGCGCTGCCTTTATGGCCCGATTCATCAGGATATGTTGTAACCGGAACAGGTGAAGACTTCTATTGGTACGGACATGGTTACGTGCATATGTTTGACCCTATTTCAGACTTCGTTTCTGATTTTGTGGATGATAACTTTACAGTAATTGGTGATGCTTCTGACTGGTTTAACGAAGATCATGCATTTGATATCGACTCAGTTCGTTTCTATTATTTCTACGATCGCCCAACTACCGGTTATACCGATACATTAAAAGTGTATTTATTAGCTCCAAACTCAACTTGTTATGCTGAAGGTTTTTACTTCGATAACGATGCGAGCGGCGATTTCGAAGAAGGTGTTGACATCAGTATCGTATTATCAAAATACCTTTCTGCTACAAACAAACCAAACGGAACATTAACCGAATACACCATCCTTTTAAACGATGCCGATACCGCTAGCACCAGTGTTGCTTCTAAAGCACTTGCTATCGACTATACCATCGCTAAAAACTCACCTGACCACTATTTAGGTATCGCTTTCCAGTTCATTCCTGGACAGCCTTATAGCTTAGGTGATACATTACTCGACTTTTCTGACCCTCCGCTGGCAGTTAGCAATCCGTTAAACCGTTTCTGGTTATTATGTAACGAAGAAATCCTGGAAAGCTCTCCTGCTTCATGGTCTGAATATACCGAAAATCACGATGGTTTTGCAAGCACAGAAGTGCGTTACGACCTCTCTCCGGGCAACTGGAATGGTTACTACATCAGCACTTACGCTTATGTTGATGCCTTTGCTTTCGAACACGGTTATATCGACTGGTATGTTGCTCCTAAAGGCGTAAACTTCCTTGCAACAACACCTTCACCTTGTACTAGCTTAACTAAAAACTTCCAGGACCTTAGCAATTTTGCTGCCGTTCCTGATGATGCTACCTACTACTGGGAATTCGGTGATGGTAACGTAAGTTTTGATCGCAACCCTGTTCACACTTACCTCATTCCGGGTACTTACAATGTGTGTTTAGCGGTTGACTACGGTGGATCTGCTTTCGATTATTGTAAAAACGTTGCCGTTGACTATTGCGTTGATATCAACGAAATTGAAAACTTAACGTCAATGAGCATCTTCCCTAACCCTGCTGATGATGTGTTAAACATGAACTTAACGTTCGGAACACCTCAGGAAGCTACTATCACTATCGTGAATATGGCGGGACAAGTGCTGAATACAATTAATACAGGTGTTACAACTAATTATAACAATGCTATCGACATCAGCGCTTTACCTGCAGGTGTTTATATGGCTCGCGTTGCTAGTGGAAACCAATCTACTATCCGCAACTTTATTGTAGAATAA